One window from the genome of Dermacentor silvarum isolate Dsil-2018 chromosome 7, BIME_Dsil_1.4, whole genome shotgun sequence encodes:
- the LOC119458797 gene encoding putative cuticle collagen 80, which translates to MLVHPFCPVPLVNAGLSNGPGSPMQSGFGGSTVPPGTTTMSGPSIGQGAGLPGPIASPPNPFSTSRPTPFTRPALPVRTGYGSNAGSTSTPLQTSKFGSPALPGVSGTTTQATPNTLPTSPIPPKQSVSPGVSLSPGVTFQNNQSFSSGTASQPRVVKQFRPYRSTNR; encoded by the coding sequence ATGCTGGTCCACCCCTTTTGCCCAGTGCCACTGGTCAACGCTGGTCTGTCCAATGGGCCCGGCTCACCGATGCAGTCAGGTTTTGGTGGCAGTACCGTTCCACCAGGTACAACCACCATGTCCGGACCATCCATTGGGCAAGGTGCAGGACTGCCAGGCCCCATCGCTTCACCCCCAAACCCCTTCTCTACCAGCAGACCCACTCCCTTCACTCGGCCTGCCTTACCGGTACGGACAGGTTATGGCAGCAATGCCGGCTCAACCAGTACACCCCTCCAAACATCCAAATTTGGCTCACCGGCCTTGCCCGGTGTTTCTGGTACAACCACACAAGCCACGCCAAACACCCTTCCCACTTCTCCCATCCCGCCAAAACAGTCAGTCAGTCCCGGCGTGTCCCTGTCACCCGGAGTTACTTTCCAGAACAACCAGTCATTCTCGTCTGGCACTGCTAGCCAGCCTCGGGTGGTGAAGCAATTCCGCCCTTACAGATCCACGAACCGTTAG